In Brienomyrus brachyistius isolate T26 chromosome 11, BBRACH_0.4, whole genome shotgun sequence, the DNA window GAGCTGCGTAGTAACTACGTGACACTTCTCTACTTCAGTCTGCATCTTCACTACCCAGTCTGCAGCATTCCAACATTCTCCTATGTCAAAAACCACAAAATACAAGTAAACAAGAAGAGAGACTGACTAATTCTTTACAACAATAGCCATTGTTACCCACGGGCTCGACACCATGaaagaacatttgcacttccccTGTTATATCTTGTCCATAATAGAGAACTCTTTATTAAACCATGAAGATGCTTGGGTGGTTAAATAGTTGCAAAAGTGAATATCAAACTACATATCATTCTTATTCAAAAGGATACTACAGTGGCCTTGGAAACAGTATTCTGATAAATTATTAACTGCAGTCTATTTTGTTTACAAAATGTTACTTTTAAAATGCAAACCACACAAGTGTCCAAGTATTTTCAATAGCTATGCAAAATTTACATGCAAAAAAATTTACTAGATAACTGTAGACATTTAGCTATTGGtttaaatcaaattatttttcaCCAGGCATACTTCCGCTGTTTAGAAatagtgaatgaatgaataacaaCAGCACTTTCGCTACATCGTTTAcgccaaaataaaacaatatatcTACGAAACCTAAATTGGGTTAAATTTATATCAAATTTAGTTATCCAAATTAATCTAGTAAATATTATACTTGCATAGTTATTGTCCAAGTTACTATGTAAGTTACTATTACGTTGCTGGAAGTCGAAAGTGACGATTAGTTTTACTCACCGCTCATCAGCTGGCTTTTACTCTGTGGAGGGCGGTCAGAGTCACGTGGGTGAAAACCTGCTGGTCTTTTTAGTGAAAAGATGGAGAAGGATGCCAGGTAGCAGATTAACATATAAAGTCTGCAGCATGTTTTCTATGTTATTAAATTTGCAATAGTTAACAAAACGGTTCGCGTTGTGGTAATTAAACTTGGCTGTTGTTATATTAGCCCGAAACCTGTTTCGTTATTTATATGGTTAGCTTGCCATTAAACTTGCATTTAGGTCGTGTCCTGTTTACTTCTGCGAACTGACATCCAAAATAATCGCCTAGGTAGAAAATGGCCGTACCTATAGCTATCTTGGACTGTGATCTTCTGCTACACGGTCGGGGGCACAAGACCCTGGACAGATTTGACATAGAGACCGTGTCGGATGAGTTTTTATTGACAACGTTTGGCTTTCCGCGAGAATTCATCTATTTTTTGGTGGAACTTCTGGGCGACACTTTATCACGACGTACCCAGAGATCGAGAGCCATCAGCCCGGACGTGCAGATCCTGGCCGCCCTCGGCTTTTATACGTCGGGATCCTTCCAGACTCGTATGGGAGATGCTATAGGTATTAGTCAGGCATCCATGAGTCGCTGCGTTACAAACGTTACCAACGCACTGGTAGAAAAAGCTTCGGATTTCATCGGCTTTATGCGTGACGATGCCACGAAGCAGCAGTCCAAAGAGGAGTTCTACAGGGTGGCCGGTATGCCCAACGTCATTGGTGTCGTAGACTGCGCTCATATCGCGATCAAAGCACCCAACAGCGAAGACCTGTCATACATCAATAAGAAGGGCTTCCACTCCATAAATTGTCAGCTTGTATGTGATTCAAGGGGCCTTCTGCTGAGTGCTGAGACGCACTGGCCAGGTAGTTTAGATGATAGTGCAGTGTTTAAACAATCTGCCGTGAAGACTTTCTTTGAAGAACAGGAAAGTCATGAAGGATGGTTACTGGGTAAGCATTAGTACTTTTATATTCTGTGATTGTGTTACTTTACCCTTTCACCTTCGTTTTATGTCAGGAATACGTTTACCTAATGATTTTTTGTTGTAAGCCCCTCACCTGTTTTGATATAATCATGTTTGTGTACAGGAGATCGCCTCTACCCCCTAAAGAAGTGGTTGATGACACCCCTCCAGTACCCAGAAACCCCTGCTGATTACCGCTACAACTTGGCTCATGTGGCCACGCACGAGATTGTGGACCGCACATTCCGAGCCATCCAGACCCGCTTTCGATGCCTGGATGGGTCCAAGGGGTACCTGCAATACTCTCCTGAAAAATGTGCCCGCATTATCTTGGCCTGCTGCGTCCTGCACAACGTATCACTGCAGTCTGGCCTGGACGCGTGGACTTTTGGGAGGACAGAGACACCAGACCAGTTGGGCGAGGGCTGTGAGCAGATGGACCTGTCAGACTCCGAGGCCTTTAGAATCCGGCAGGAGCTTATCAAAAACCACTTCAGCTAGTCTCCAAGACCTGACTGTACCACATAGCCAAGCCACAAGACACCAAGAGTGTCAGGCCTTGGCATTTATGAGTGTCGGAGCATTGTGAACAAACGTTTTTGTAACTTATTAAAATACCAGTGACTTCATTCAGTGTAGTCAAAAGCATGAAGGCCTGGACTGCAGCAGAATGGGAATTGGCTAATGGTTGAAAGCTAACTGCAGGCCAGTAGCAGAACAGTATGTTGGAGGGTATATCACACATCTGCAATAATCTGTTTTGCAGCATAACTAAATCAAGTAAAGGAAAACTTTGTCTCCTATCATTTAGTTGGTATTGAAACAAATGTGAAAAAGATTCAAATATTTCCGAAGTCCATGTTTATCGGATTTTTCTATTACTAGTTTTGTAATAGTAGTTTGGACGATGGCTTGTTGAGCATTAACATGAATCCAGAGACATCAAAAGGGTTGATTTTGaagttttatttagcaaaatggtaaaataaataaatacaaattgatCAAATGCTCCTAAATGTCCACTTCGTCCACCATTGTCTAAAGTATCTGCTAAACACTGCATACAAACAACATTTCAAAAGAGGCTCATATACCAGAGGGTGGTAAAGAAACTGCACTTCTCCAACAACGTCAGGCAAATGAAAAAGGAGATCTGTAACAAAAAGTTGAAAAAGtcaaaaataaacatacactcCTTTTGAAATTCATTATGTAAAAATACAAACAGTTCCTACAAGAGTATACACAGGTTTGTGTAATAAACAATTTACACATATTTCAGCACATCAACTGTACCTCTTTATTTTCATAGAGCTACAATGCATCTCTGTTTTGTGTTTAACACAGtggaagagtttttttttttttttctgcagactcatgggaaaaaaatacaatgcGTGAGGTAAGAAGCTGTAAAAAGTGTCGAACAATGGAGAAGTCACAATATGATGCTGATACACCAACACCAGAAGGCCACAGTCATGAAGTGATGTAtcgttttggggagggggggcagggggggggctgcaaAAGGAGTATATCAAGATGCTGGGTGATGGTGTTCACAAGCTGCTCCATATGGAAACCTTTCCACGGATATGCAACAGATTCCCTCAAAATCCAGATGGTCCTGAAACGCTGTGCCTTCCTGCTCTGGCCTGCTACCTCGGCATTTGGCCAACGAGCACGAGCTGCCAAAACTATTGTGATTTGTGGTTAGTGAGGCGAGGTATATTGTAGCCAACATGAGACGGGTATACAAAGCAAAAGGTCCCGTTTCCTTAAAATCCTGGATTTCCTACTCTGACTTGAAGCTGAAGTAGAAAtttagtgtaaaaaaaaataaaataaaattgaattggcaTGTATTAAAAATGCATATAAAAGGATTCTAAACAGCAGAATGCACATTGAGATATCTTTGGATATATCCATTTTAGATAAATGAACACTTGTTCAATGCGTGGCTTGTATGGTCAGGTTGTGTTTCTCTTCCCACAATGCAAATATAAAATGTGTTCTACATGTGCCTCAGCCAGTGGCTTTCCTCCTCCACCACACTTCAAAATGCAAGTTGAAAAGCATCCAGCATCTCACACCTAAAGGTAACAGTAATTTTGAGACGAGTTCATCCTGCTTTAGATCTGAGCTCCACTTGCCGTTACTCTACTTGCAGTTTAAATTCTACACTGATCATGCCCTGCAAAAGTTTTATATACATTGTTTAATGCAAAACATATTTACCTTTCCTTGAAGTGCCGGTCTCTAAGAAAATCATATTCATAAAGTTACAAAATTCTGGCAAAAGACTTATAGTCCAATTGCCAACAAACTCCGCAGTCAGCGTGGTTTTACTTAATATGTATATTAACACAAGTGTACTTGAAAAGCTATATTAACTATAAGTAAGATTATATTTTGCTGGAACAAATAAACTGCAAAGATGTACAGCAGCAAGAAAGTTTCCAGCTAGGAGCCTGTGTAATTCCTGCATTTTAGgcattttgttttgcatttggacataaaaaggaataaaaacaaaactcTTTGAAGTAAGACATGTTAATGGAACCTCTTGTGTTTGGTGCAATTGCATCCTTTTAACTAGCATTTTAAAGTACTGTGTCTAGCCAAGTAGAAACCGCTTCCCCCACGCCTTACTACCAGATGCTGGTTTTTTAATACCCCAGTTAGAGGTAAGAATCATTTCATCAAATATTCCAGTGACACTACACTCAAATATTTACCACTTAACAGCCCAGATTACAAACACGTAAACCCCGTAAAAACCTTCCCCATTTGATTGTTGACATGTTCCCCATTTACACATTTGAATTACTTAAAACTTTGTGCAAAAAGTCCATTATTGGTAGATATATTTCAAGAATGAACCAAATCAACACATCACTCCCGACACAGACAACAGAATATGACCCACAATACTTGAACACACTACAATTGTTAAAGACGAGAATTAAGCTCTTAAGGCGAATGCTATACAGTTTGTTTTCAGATATCCACCCCCCAGACCACATAAACAAAGCCACATATACCAGACATGACTAACAGATTCACACCATTGGGTTCAGCTGGGCGCATCCTCGTCACGATTCCTAACCTATTATTTTTtgaaatatctttttttttttttttaaagaccaGCTTGCGTCTGAGAATCTGTGCTTGTGCTTTGTATCCAATCTTTTCTTAGTGAAATAATGAACAATTCGCTTAACCGGGGGCAGGGGTGAGATGGTGGACACAGAACGAATGacagaaaactttttttttttcttttttttttggccgtgaAGAGATATGGACATTATGTACAAAGGTAAACTAGGGCCACAGTGCAGAGACAGGATGGGACGGTGTTTTAACATGTGATCATATACATACGGAAACAGGCTCAGAAACAGCAGCACTGTGAAAAATAAAGCATACCGTAATATTATGTGGAGAAGAGCACTCTCCAGTTATCTAGAAATGGGTACAGGTGCTTAGAGGTTATCTGTACATGAATGAGGATTGGGTTAGCGCTCCTGCAGAAGCAGTACTATGATCAGCGCTAAACGCATAGAGAGGAAAGGAGCTTTAAATCACATGGAACCACAGATGGGGGCGCCTTAAAAACGATTCCATATTTATACCTAGACCTGAGTTTATGCCTGAATCTTTGATATGGGGCACAGGCCATACAAAACAGACAATGCCAGTCTGTTTCATCATAGATCGGATTTTATCTGGATGAACTTTGTCTTTTGATGGGACAGTTAATACAAATGGATAATACTCATTTTCCCTGTAATAAGATAGCAGGAATGTGCTTCGGTGTTTTCGGAAtctggggagaaaaaaaaaaaaaaaaaaaaaaaaaaaaaaaaaacacacacaggttttTGTGTTGAAGGATCTATGTGCAAAGTCAACTGATCTCAAGTGACTTTTAGAAGAAGCTACCATTTGTCAATGCATCTTCCTACTGTTAAATATGTCCTGTTAGAAGCCAGGCCTTTGGATCTGACTGATGACATTTCCACACGGGGGAACTGATTAATTGCAAATATCAATTACCAAACACGGTGCCCAAACTGCATCTTCAGCAGACTCTCACGCAGTCTCCACAAAGGGCCAGAGCATGCCGCAACTCTCCAAGCTCCTAGCTTAGTGTTTGTTGCACATCTCTCGCTAGAGGGCACTGGAGcagactgcagcagctccactCCCACTGAACTCAATGCTTAGTGACTTGTGCTTACAGGGATTCAAAGATGCAATATTCATTAACTTTACAGACAGCACCTCTTCTTTGTATCTGCATGCTATAGATTATGGGCAATGGGGATGAAGAAGGAGGAGCATTTCATCTGAAAACACCTCCTGATTTGTTCTTAGCGGGACGATCCTCCGTTCTGACTTATGGTCATGTTTGAATGTGGGCATGGACGCTCCTTTGACCTCCTTCAATATTAACCACTGTCAATAACAACAGGGTAAGTCATTTTAGGGACATGTTCTGGACAAACCTTACAAAAAGGTTCTGGCCTTTTTACAGCAATTTTACAATGAGCAATACACAGTAACACTTTATATAAAAAGGATTATGCACATATCAAATAAAGATTTTTTCTGTATAGACCTTTAAACTGCATTTGTTTGTAATGCTTAGAATCGGATTCATTGTTCAACAAATTTGTGCTTTCAGTTCTGGGTTCCATCTTCACTTATCCTGggatttaaaacaaataattgtttatttttttcttttacctcGTACCTTTGTACACACATTTTATGGATAAACAAGGTGCGAAACTCGAGCCTGTTTAAaccgacttttttttttttttgccatctaCTGATGAACAGAAAGACCTCCCTGCTGAATTTTGATATGATAGCATTTTGGCAGTTCAGAATTCAACACAGCCATGTAACCCTAAATAtaacctcaaaaaaaaaaaagaaaatttaaagAAACTATTCCAACTATTACACCTTTTATTAGAAATGATTGTTTTATGAAACAGAAAAGCacttaaaa includes these proteins:
- the harbi1 gene encoding putative nuclease HARBI1, which produces MAVPIAILDCDLLLHGRGHKTLDRFDIETVSDEFLLTTFGFPREFIYFLVELLGDTLSRRTQRSRAISPDVQILAALGFYTSGSFQTRMGDAIGISQASMSRCVTNVTNALVEKASDFIGFMRDDATKQQSKEEFYRVAGMPNVIGVVDCAHIAIKAPNSEDLSYINKKGFHSINCQLVCDSRGLLLSAETHWPGSLDDSAVFKQSAVKTFFEEQESHEGWLLGDRLYPLKKWLMTPLQYPETPADYRYNLAHVATHEIVDRTFRAIQTRFRCLDGSKGYLQYSPEKCARIILACCVLHNVSLQSGLDAWTFGRTETPDQLGEGCEQMDLSDSEAFRIRQELIKNHFS